TGGTAAAGCCGAAGCGGCCAGAGATACCCGGGTAAAAACTTCGGAAGCAAACGCTGTTGCCATCAAAGGTGAAAACGAAGCCAAGATAGCCATCGCCAACTCCGAAGCATTGCGCCGCGAAAAAGAAGCGGAGTCTTTGCGCATTGCCATCACGGCCGAAAAAGTACAGCAAGCCAAGGCTTTGGAAGAAGCATACCTGGCTGAACAAAAAGCAGAATTGGCCCGTTCGGAAAGAGAACGATCTACGCAAATTGCCAACATTGTTATTCCTGCAGAAATTGCCAAGCAACGTGCCATTATAGAAGCTCAAGCCGAAGCCGAACGCATCCGTGAAAAAGCGAAAGGCGAAGCCGATGCCATTTTTGCGAAAATGGAAGCTGAGGCAAAAGGTTTGCTGGAAATTTTGACCAAGCAGGCCGATGGATACAACCAGGTAGTGCAAGCCGCCGGTGGCGATCCTACAAAAGCCTTCCAGTTGTTGCTCATTGAAAAACTGCCTGAATTGGTAAAAACACAGGTAGAAGCCGTGAAGAACATTAAGATTGATAAAATAACGGTTTGGGACAGTGGCAACAGCAGCGAAAACGGTCAGTCATCCACTGCCAACTTTGTTTCGGGTATGATGAAAACCGTGCCACCACTCAACGACCTGTTCAACATGGCCGGCCTCAACCTGCCTACTTACCTGAAAGGTGATGCACCCAAAGAACCACCTACTGACAGCAAACAAATCATTGAAGAAAACTAAATGAACAAAGCGATGCCCACCAAGCATCGCTTTTCTTTTGCAGTAATCATTACACATGTGCCAGCAATCGGCTATCCATGGCAAACAATGCCGATGGCTGAGATTCCACTTTCTTAAAAAGCGGTGATAGCGGATTGAGTACCACATTGTGTTCGCCCGGCACTATCACCGATGGTACAATGAACCCTGCATAGGCAGTGTCTTCCAGTATTTGCTGGCCCAGCCATTGTGTGTAAGCAAAATCATTTTCCCAACCCTTGGTCAAACGGGCCGTATCCACTTTGTACAATTGAGCAGCAGCAGGAATAGCAAAGCTTCTGGTGGCCAATTGCAGCATGTCGTTGCGGCCCTGTGCATGCACAAATTTTTCCAGTACCGCCAGCGACAAATGTTCGCTACAATACAAACAGGCTATCCCGACAGGATTCCAGCGGCCCCCAAATTTTTTGGCACCAATACCTTCGGTATCATCAATAAAAGCAACGTGACCAATACGGTGAACAAGCATCATATGTATACGCCGTAGGCCATACGGCCCAGCTCTTGCTGCAGTAAGCCAACGCCCGTGATGGTTTGTAAAGATTGAAAACTCAACTCCTGACCCAGCACCTGCTTGGTTTTGCGCAGCCAATCAGTAAAAGATGCTGTGCTGTCAAAAATTTGCAGGCCAGTTTCGGT
The Phnomibacter ginsenosidimutans genome window above contains:
- a CDS encoding RES family NAD+ phosphorylase, whose amino-acid sequence is MMLVHRIGHVAFIDDTEGIGAKKFGGRWNPVGIACLYCSEHLSLAVLEKFVHAQGRNDMLQLATRSFAIPAAAQLYKVDTARLTKGWENDFAYTQWLGQQILEDTAYAGFIVPSVIVPGEHNVVLNPLSPLFKKVESQPSALFAMDSRLLAHV